One bacterium genomic window, TTCTTTCTCTTACAGTATTTGCCGGTAAAACTTACGTTATCATTTTTATAGCTCATTCAGACACAATCCTGCCGGGAAACCGCTCCTCGATCTGTCTGAAGTACATGAGCAGGCTCAGCAGCCGGTACATGTTCTTCAAACCATATCCCTGCCCGATGAAACGGTCGATCCGGTCTCTGCCGATCCAGTTCTTTGCCGGGCCGAGGCTTTGGTAAATCTCCAGAGCACGCGCCGCCGCCTCACGGAAAGCAGGGGTGTTCCGCTCACGGCCTCTCATCCGGAAATAGAGGCTGTTCGTGAGCCGGTTGCCCAGTACGATGTTCCTGAGATGGTATTTTACGCCTGCCTTGAGGTCGAGGAGCCTGAGACCGAAACCGGATTCGAGGTTCACCCGGTCGCGGTGAAGGGCCGCCCGGAGAGCCTTCGGATCGATTGTCCCCATGAATGCGGTGTAAAAGGCAAAATGGGCGTAATCGAGCGGAACCTCGTTCATCTCGTATGCATAAAGGTCTTTTCCCCAGAGCGGCTGGACAGTCCAGAAAAGCCGTCTCGTCCGGTCTTCTCCGGCGTTCACGAGGATGCTGTAGTACTCGTAGTAGAGGTGTTTGAGCTTTCCGGCGATCGTTCGTTCGGTATAACTCCGGAAATACTCTGCGCACTGGTCGACAAAGGTTTCGCCGGAAATCCCGGCGAGAAAACCCGCCCAGTGAGCGTTCATTGGTGCCTTGAGTAAATTCGCCCTCAGCATGGATTCGAGCGAGCGGTGTCCCCATGCCTCGTGGAAGGGGTGACGGATGAATTCGCCGCCGAAACCCATGAAACTGGCCGTTTTTCCCTCGACCATCCGCCGTTTTTCGAACGAATCCCTCCAGCTCGTCTGCGCCGTCCAGCCGTTGACCATGCAGTCGGTCGCGTACACGATCCGCTCCATGTCGTCATAATCGGGGGTATGCGAAGCCGAAACGACACGGACGGGTTTCCCGTACAGCTCTCCGAGCCTGAGCGCGACATGGCTCTCGTCACCGGATACGAGACGGTGGGTGAAATAGGTCACATCGGCGTCGAGCTTTTCGAGGCCCGCCATGACCGTGCGCGTATCGAACCCCCCGCTCACATCGGCGATGCACGAGTACCCGAGCTCACGGCACCGCTCATAGCGGTTTACGAGGGATTCCATGAAAAGTCCGCTCAGGCGTTCGATACACTCGTCTTTTAAAGGAGGGTTTCCGGTCTCGTCGAAGTTGACCGGAAGCAGCGGGGTGTTCGATACCGTAATCTCGTCCTCCGGCAGGGGCCCGGTCACATTCGCCCGAATAAGCCCCGAGGCGGGAAACCGCCGCACACCCCGGAACATCGTCGTGTCGCCGAGGGTATACTCGAACATGAGAAACTGGGCGAGACCGAGACGGTCGATGGCGATTTCGGGGAGACAGTGGAGGAGAACCTTGATTTCACGGGAGACCGCAAGCATACCCGGCCGCTCGTGGCAGAACGAGTGAAGCCGTCCCAGACGGTCGTTGAACACGAGAAGCGACTGCGCTCGTTTCGCATATACGGCGCACAGGAAATCGCCATCCGACCCATCGACAAATCGGCGCACATCGTCTTCGGCGCCGCCGCCATCGGAGAGGATTCGGGCGATTGCCAGGAGCATATCCCCGGTTTCACGGACGGGACGGTTATACACGATACCCTCGAACAGAATGACGGCGGTTTCATCCTCATGAAACCACCGGGGATAGCCGTCGCCGCCCGAAAACACAAGCGTGCAGTTGCCATCCCTGAACATGACCTCTGCCGAGGGCGAGTACTCCGACTTCAGGTCGGCAAGAACGCTGTCACGCAGCCGGTCATCGATATGAGAGCCGAACAGCACACTGATTCCGGGCATAAAATTCCTCTATACAACACCGTATTCACCGCTACCGGGTATACCAGTACCATTATACCAAGTTTCAATCATTGATATAAGATTGGGATTTTTATTGTGTTATGGTATAGACCCTGAAACAAGTTCAGGGTGACGTTTATGCGATCACGTCGTCATGCTGAACCTGTTTCAGCATCTATCATCAATGATCCAAGATATTTACTTTTATAACCGCAGCATAGTATCACCCGCCAGAGCACGCTCTTCACTTCGTGTTCTTCCCCACAAAATCTTTGAGTGCGGCAAGATCGGCGGTTTTATCCGCAGGGTAGTCATAGGGGAACAGCCACCAGTCCTCGGTAAAAGATGCGCTCTGGCCGGGTTTCAGAAATTCGGTCGGCCCGATGGGCTCAAGCTCGCACATTTCCTCTTTATTGTACCAGAGCGAAATGGTATATGCGGCAACCTCGCCGTACGCCCGCTCGGGGTATACGGGGAATTTTTTAACAAACAGGAGATTGCTCCGGGTGATATACCCCAGCCAGCCTTCGTACGAATCGACACCGAATTTAGGCTGCGGCGGCGTGCCGAGCAGTTCGAGAAAGCCATCACGGACCCTGACATTCGGGTGCTCGTCGTGACGGTAGTTGAGCACCGGTCCGGGGCCGTAGATGATGTACCCGAGGGGGAACCTGCTCCGGGTGCCGAGCGGAACGAGACAGATGCCGCCGCCCTCGGCGAAGGTGCGGCTCCAGTGGTTGTATTCCTTTGGAGAATTGCTGATGTTTTTGATGGTCTGGGTGAAACTGAGATGGCACGAGCCTTTTTCGAGCCTGAATTCCCTGACAAGCTGAACGCCCGAAGAGCTGTCCTCGACGCTTGTCATGCGCGCTGCGCGGGGGCCGGTGATCTCGGCTTTCCATGGGCCTGACCAGATCGCCCGGTGTGAAGGCGCTTTCATTTCGGGTCCGAAATCGCAGCGCCCGCCGGTGGGATCGAAGTTCTTTCCGCCCGGAGTCGGTACCCAGCCATCCTGCACGGGATCGACATGAAGAGCGTTTTTCCCGTTGAGGGAATATTCGAGCACCCTTCCGCCGCAGTTCGGTTCGAGGACGACCCTGACCGTGCCGTTCGTAAGCTCCACACACCCGGAATAGCCATGACTGGTAACCCATGCGGTACCCTCGGGGGTTTTTTGTCCGGCAGCCAAATTGCATGTCAGTATTGCCAGTCCCGTAATAAGCCCGGCAGCGATTGTTTTTTTCATATACTCGTCCCTTTCTTTTGATTCGATGTCGCGGTATACAGAAAATGTCTGACCACAAAGACACAAATAGCCATAACAAATTGTATATACTATCATGAGTCCTTATTGATCGTTCACGTCAATAAAAAGTATAATAAAAACAAATCCGCGTATATCCGCACAATCCGCGAAAATCCGTGTTCTATTAATTTTTTATGAACAGGTCGGATTTACAGTTCCAGCTCGAAATGCTGCCCGAAATCGGGGATGACAACATCCCACCCGAACGCTGCCCGTATCTTTTCAGCCAGCGCAGTGCGGGCTTCCGGCTCTCCATGGACGATGAACGTCTTCTCGGGCGGCCTGTTGAAACCCATGAGCCATGCGAGTATCTCGTTGTAGTCACCATGGCCGGAAAACCCTGAGATATTTTCGACCTTTGCCCGCACGGGAACCTGTTCGCCGTGGATTTTGACCTCGGTTTCTCCTTCGAGGATAGACCTGCCGCGTGTGCCTTCGGCCTGATAACCGATAAACAGGAGGGTATTGTCCGGATTCGGCAGCCGCTGTTTCAGATGGTGGAGAATACGGCCTCCCGTGGCCATGCCGCTCGACGAGACGATGATCGCCCGGTCTCGTATGGTGTTGATGGCTTTCGATTCGTTTTTCGACGGACACTCGATGAGCCGCTTCGGATGAAATATGTGTTTACCACGGAGAGTCAGGACTCTGCTGGTCAGGTCCATGTCGGGGATACGGTTCTCGAAAATGGCAGTCGCATGAATGGACATGGGCGAATCGAGGTAGATCGGCAGATCGGGGATTATTCCCTGTTCTTCGAGCTCGCGGATGATATAGAGCAGCGTCTGCGTGCGGCCGACAGCAAACGAGGGAATGATGAGAACTCCGCCGCGTTCGAGGCTCTCGTTGATGATCCGTGCAAGCTCCTCGGCCGGAGGACGGGTGTCGTGGAGACGGTCGCCGTAGGTGGATTCGAGGACGAGATAGTCGACATTGTAAACCTGGACGGGGTCGCTCAGGACCGGCTGCCCGGGCCGTCCATAATCGCCGCTGAACAGGATTTTCCGCGTTTTCCCGCTTACGTTCGTCTTGATGTCGATGAACGCGGAGCCGAGGATATGCCCGGCATCCTTCAGTTTTACCCTGGTTGCGCCGGTCATGGGAAAATCCTCACCGTAATGAAGCGGGGAAAACAGGGCGAGCGCCTTTTCGGCGTCCTTCACGGTGTAGAGGGGCATCGCAGGCGAATGCTTGGAGAATCCCTTCCTGTTGGCCAGCGCGGCGTCTTCTTCCTGGAGGTGCGCGCTGTCACGGAGGAGGATTTCACACAGGTCATGTGTCGTATGGGTACAGTGGATGGAGCCGGAGAAACCATCACGGCAGAAACGGGGAAGATATCCCGTATGATCGATATGGGCATGGGTCACGAACACCGTGTCGATTTCTGAGGGCGAAACGGGAAACGGGTCCCAGTTGCGCAGGCGGTTTTCCTTGGTTCCCTGAAACAGCCCGCAGTCGACGAGCATTTTTTTACCGTCAAGCTCCAGAAGGAACCGTGACCCGGTCACCGTGCCGGTCGCGCCGAAAAATGTAAGTGTCGCCAAAAACACTCTCCTCGTTATATGGTTCGTCGGTTGAACAATAAGTGCGGGCAACCCGCGGTCAGTCGCCGTAATCTTCCCTGATCCAGACGCGCTGCTCTTCGATGTTTTTATGGAGCCGGTATTTCACGATGTGTTTCGTATAATCCGGGCCGAGAATCTTCATCTTCGATATATCGTCGTTGCCCATGCCCGCCGCCGCGCACCACTGGAGATATTTGACCTCCCTGTAATCGATGCCCATGAGCTCGACTCCGAGACGGTCGGCGGCTACAAAATCGGTGCTTGCCACCGCAACGCCGTGCTCGATAGGATCGCCGCTCACCGGGCCGCTACCCTCCATCCCCACCACGCCATCCAGAACGGAGAGATCGGGATGCACACCGTACGTGGCAAGCGTGTACATGTTGTAGCTCAGCCCGCGGTTTCCGCCCGAATGCATTTTGGGCTTTTCGTTTCTCCCCTCGCGCTGCTGCTGTTTGTAGCGGTTGATGGGAGATCCCATGGCGATATTTTTGAGCGAGAGCGTGGCGAAGACATTATCGTGCGTTTTAAAGCGGGTCGGAGAGATGAGAAATACATCGGGATCGAGAAAAGTGTCGACGATGCTGATTGCCAGGGGATGGAACTGTTCCCCGAGGATAAATTTCGTGACTGTCGGACGGTCGTTGAGATCGACGAATTCGACGTTGTATTCCTTGAGGAGCGGCATGTACCCGTAGTTTTCGAATCCGACAAGGGTGCTTACCGCTCCGGCGGCGGTCGCTTCGCCGAGGGTGATTTTTTTAGGGTATATCGGTTTGAGGAAATCGAGAATGCCGCGGACAAAATTGACATCGGTCGCGTTAAGCTGCCACTTTTTGACTACCTGCCCCATGTTGACTTTTATGACAACCCTCTTATCCCCGATGGATTTGACTATCTCGTCTTCGAGGGGCTTCAGGGCATTGTAGGATGCTTCCCGCTGATCCCTGCTCGTCACGAACGATACGGTGCCGGTTCCGGGAACGGCGGATTTTGCGGAAGCTTTCCCCGTCAAGCCGAGTGTACCGAGCGTCAGACCCGCCGCACCGGCCGACATCTGTTTCAAAAAAAGCCTTCGACAGGCTTTTTCCTGTTTTTCGTTCATGGAGAATACTCCTTGCATATAATCATATTCGGTCAGCAATCACTTTTTCACTTTTGACGTGTCGACCGGTTTTGTTCCATATTCGTTCAGAGTTTTAAGGCACAGATCGAGGTTGTCGGTGAGGATATAGTCCGCACCGGCCCCGATAAGCGTTCTCAGCGGTTCAGCTTCACTCGCGCAGCAGTAATTTGCTTTAACGTCATACCGGTGAAGAATACTGACGGACTTTTCAACGACATCTTTGGGAATCGGGGTCACCCAGTAGACAAGCTGAATAATATCGATATGTCCGTTGATTTCCTTCCCGGGATTCAATTTCCGGTACTTTTCCAATACGTCCTTGTCGATACCGGTTATTTTCTCCGTAACAGGTTCTTTGTCGATTACGAAGCCCGTGCAGAGCTTGATACCCGGAACCGAGGCTCTCGCCGCCGCCATGGCTTCCTGTGCTTCCGAACCGCCGATGCTTATAAAACAGTGGTCGAGGCGACCCAGGTCAGAGACGAGCCGTGCGACCGGAACCGTGGTTTCCGAGCCGCCTTTGACATGGATGTTGCACAGTATTTCATGGGGAATCGCTTCGAGGGCTTCCCGCAGTTCGGGAATCTTCGTTCCCTTGAATTCGGGTTTGTACCAGCTTCCAGCATCGAGCGTTCTGAGTTTCTCGAAGGTCAAATCGGAAACTTTCCCCGTGCCGTCGGTCGTACGGTCAACCGTACCATCGTGCATGAGAACGAGTTTACCGTCCAGAGATAATTGCGCATCGATCTCGATCTGGTGTGCCCCTTTACGGACAGCCGACACTATTGCCGGCAGAGTGTTTTCGGGGGCGCTCATCGTGTCACCCCGATGAGCGCACGCACCCGTACAGAACGCTGATGGCGCCGAAATAACAGAAGCGAGCAAAAAGGCGATACTGGCCATTATGCGCATATTTTTATTCCCTTCGAATTGCCGGATCGCGATGAAAAAACCGGTGCTGACCATAAAAGGATGACAAGAGTATCACGGTATATCCCGTCCGTCATTCCTTCTTTTCGTAATCTTCAACGAGCCATTTCCGCTGATCTTCAATATTCTGGTTGAGCTGGTATTTGACGATGTGTTTACGGTAGTCAGGGCCGTTGATTTTTATCGCGGACAGATCGTCCCGCCCCATACCGGCAGCGGCGCACCACTGAAGGTATTTCACCTCGCTGTAATCCATCCCCATGAGCTCGACGCCGAGACGGTCGGCGGCAACCCAGTCGGTGCTTGCAAGAGCCACGCCCTGTTCCACCGGAGTTCCGTTCACCGGGCCGTTACCCTCCATTCCCACGACGCCGTCCAGAACGGCGAGATCGGGCTGGACTCCCATGGTCGCCAGGAGATACAGGTTATAGCTCAGTCCCCTGTTGCCGCCCGAGTGCATTTTCGGCTTTTCATTGCGTCCCTCGCGCTCCCGCTGCTTGTAGTGATTGATGGGGGAACCCATGACGATGTTCTTGAGCGACAGTGTCGCGATTACGCAGTTATGGGATTTGAGCCGTGTCGCCGAGATAACGTAGACGTTCGGATCGAGATAGGAATCGATGATATTGATATCGAGCGGATGGTGTTTGTCGCTCAGGATGAATTTCTGGACAGTCGGGCGGTCGTTGAGATCGACAAATTCGACGTTGTATTCCTTGAGAATCGGCATGTACCCGTAGTTCTCGAAACCGGTCATGGTACTCTCCGCTCCGGCGGCGGTTGATTCGGCGACGATCACTTTGCGGTCGCTGATCGGCTTGAGAAAGTCGAGAATGCCGCGGACCTGGTTCGGATCGGAAGCATTGAGCCACCATTCCTTCTTGACCTGACCCATGTTGACCTTGATGACAACCTGCTTGCCCTGTATGGCTTTTCCAATTTCTTTTTCGAGGGGCTTCAGGGACTGATAGGTCGCCTCGCGGGTGTCCTTTCCCGGCACGAAATACACCGTGCTCTCTTTCGGTCCCTCCGGCCGTGCCGATACCTCCGGAACCCGGGTGAGCGAACCTGCCGCAACCGCTGCGGCTCCGGCTGCTACCTGCCGGAAAAATCCCCGCCTGCTGCCGGTAAACGAATCTGTGAAAACGGTATTACTCATTGAATCCGACTCCTTTTTTTATGAATATTTGATATATGAGATCAGATATACGATAGTTTCCCCGGATTATTCATAAACGCCGGAAAGAGCAGCGGTAACTATGATATAATATCAATAATAACAGAATGCTATAATGTTATTTATGCTTCACATGATCCCCTTCGGCTTCGCCGTTTCCCCCTTATAAAAAAAAGGGGGAGCCAGCCCATCTCCCCTCTTAAAAAGGGGGGATGCCGCAAGGCAGGGGGGATCTCTTATAAGAAAAAAACAAATTTATGAATAATCCGGGTTACATGACAAACTACTAATATAAAAAACAAAATCCCGCTTCGCCACTCTAGAGATGCGGGAAATCGTTATTGGTTCCCGTTCACCGGCGCTGCGCGCGTGGTTACCGCGCTCCTATCCTTTCACCTGCATGCGTATCGAGTACAGCGCTTTTTTAGTCGTGATAAAAAGGGTCTGACGGTCTTTGCCGCCGAAACAGATATTGGTCGGCTGGCCGGGTACCTTGATGGTCTCGATTTTTACCCCCGTCGGGTCGTACACCGACACATTATTGGAATCGGTGATATACACGTTACCCAGAACATCCACCGTCATCCCGTCAATGCCCTCGTCGGCAAACAACTGCCTGTCCGAAAGGGTGCCATCCCCGTTTATGGTATACACATAGGTCTTCTGCGGTTTTGTATCCGTCACATAGAGCAGTTTCCCGTCGGGCGACCCGACCACCCCGTTCGGCATTTCGATATCTTTGGTAACTCCCATGACCTTCGCACGGTCAGGGGTTATATAAAACACATACTGGGCGTCCTGTTCGACATCGCGAAACCGTCCGAAATCGGGGTCGGAGAAGTAGATGCCGCCTTTCGGATCGACCCAGACGTCGTTGGGGCCGTTGAGCTTTTTATTGTCGTATCTTTCGGCTAAAATGACCTTCGATCCGCTGCTGTCGATTTCGACCATTCGTCGGCTGAACGACTCGCAGACAACGAGCTTCCCGTCGCGGTTAAAAAACATGCCGTTGGGTCCGCCGGGGTCTTCAAGGAAAAGCGAAATCGTACCGTCCGGGCGGCGAACAAGTATTTTATTGTCGAAAGGTTCCGTGAAATACAGATTCCCTTCGGGGTCGCACGCCGGTCCCTCGGCAAAAGGGATTTTCTCGGCGCACGGTTCGAGTTTCGCTCCCGGCGCAACAACATGAGCGTCTTCGGGCCAGTAATCCTTCGGGAAATAGACCCGTACATCGGGATGCATGGTGTAGAGACGGTACCGGAAGCCGTCCGAAACGAGGATTCCGCTCGACTTGTCGCCCGTCACAACCGGGTTGCCGGGATACTTTTTCCACGTGATCAGATCGGTCGACATTGCCACACAGGTTGTCCAGTCGCGCCAGGGCCGCTCCGCGCACGCATGGTAGTAGCCGTAATACCTGTCGTTATAACGGATCACCTGGTTGAGCGCCACTGCTTCACGGTCGTACGGTTCGGGGCCCATGGCTATGACCGGTTCGTCGCGCACATTGGTCCAGACTTTACGGTCGGTCGATGTGGCGAGCCATATGCCCTCGTCTTTCCGTTCGTAGAAGAGGTACCATGTCGCGCCCTCGATTATAGCCGAGGGGGTGCCGTACGGCCCGGGGCTGAGCCGCTGACCCGTAGTAAGCCGTATATCGAGGCTGCCCTGATCCTCCCAGTGAATCCGGTCGGTCGATGTGAGCATGTGCGCGATGTCGTCACGGCCTTCCGCGAACATGTAGTATGTATCGCCGTCTTTCACCACCTGCATGTCCTCGACCCATGAGCCGGTGAAAATCGGGTTGCCGGGCCAGCGCGTCCAGGTGAAACCGTCCGGCGATGTCGCATAACCGAGGTACTTCGTGTCCGAACTGCCGTCGTTGTAGCCGGTATACCAGAGATGGTACATGTCTCCCTCATGGAGTATGTATCCCCGTTCACGTATCATGAGGTCCCATGTATCCGCTCCGGTTCCGGTGAAGACGGGATTGCCGCGGTAGGGAACGAAATCGACGATTTCACGGGGGAACTCGCCGGACCCTGCTTTCTGACCGGGCGCCTTCTCCTGAGTGTAGCAGCCGGCGAGAACCATAATCAGCGCCGATAAAAACAGCCGTTTTCCGAAAATCATGAATGTCCGACCCTCCGCAGTGATTGTTATACGGCCTGTTCGACCGCATTCATAAT contains:
- a CDS encoding SMP-30/gluconolactonase/LRE family protein, with translation MIFGKRLFLSALIMVLAGCYTQEKAPGQKAGSGEFPREIVDFVPYRGNPVFTGTGADTWDLMIRERGYILHEGDMYHLWYTGYNDGSSDTKYLGYATSPDGFTWTRWPGNPIFTGSWVEDMQVVKDGDTYYMFAEGRDDIAHMLTSTDRIHWEDQGSLDIRLTTGQRLSPGPYGTPSAIIEGATWYLFYERKDEGIWLATSTDRKVWTNVRDEPVIAMGPEPYDREAVALNQVIRYNDRYYGYYHACAERPWRDWTTCVAMSTDLITWKKYPGNPVVTGDKSSGILVSDGFRYRLYTMHPDVRVYFPKDYWPEDAHVVAPGAKLEPCAEKIPFAEGPACDPEGNLYFTEPFDNKILVRRPDGTISLFLEDPGGPNGMFFNRDGKLVVCESFSRRMVEIDSSGSKVILAERYDNKKLNGPNDVWVDPKGGIYFSDPDFGRFRDVEQDAQYVFYITPDRAKVMGVTKDIEMPNGVVGSPDGKLLYVTDTKPQKTYVYTINGDGTLSDRQLFADEGIDGMTVDVLGNVYITDSNNVSVYDPTGVKIETIKVPGQPTNICFGGKDRQTLFITTKKALYSIRMQVKG
- a CDS encoding glycerophosphodiester phosphodiesterase family protein, which translates into the protein MRIMASIAFLLASVISAPSAFCTGACAHRGDTMSAPENTLPAIVSAVRKGAHQIEIDAQLSLDGKLVLMHDGTVDRTTDGTGKVSDLTFEKLRTLDAGSWYKPEFKGTKIPELREALEAIPHEILCNIHVKGGSETTVPVARLVSDLGRLDHCFISIGGSEAQEAMAAARASVPGIKLCTGFVIDKEPVTEKITGIDKDVLEKYRKLNPGKEINGHIDIIQLVYWVTPIPKDVVEKSVSILHRYDVKANYCCASEAEPLRTLIGAGADYILTDNLDLCLKTLNEYGTKPVDTSKVKK
- a CDS encoding DUF362 domain-containing protein — its product is MNEKQEKACRRLFLKQMSAGAAGLTLGTLGLTGKASAKSAVPGTGTVSFVTSRDQREASYNALKPLEDEIVKSIGDKRVVIKVNMGQVVKKWQLNATDVNFVRGILDFLKPIYPKKITLGEATAAGAVSTLVGFENYGYMPLLKEYNVEFVDLNDRPTVTKFILGEQFHPLAISIVDTFLDPDVFLISPTRFKTHDNVFATLSLKNIAMGSPINRYKQQQREGRNEKPKMHSGGNRGLSYNMYTLATYGVHPDLSVLDGVVGMEGSGPVSGDPIEHGVAVASTDFVAADRLGVELMGIDYREVKYLQWCAAAGMGNDDISKMKILGPDYTKHIVKYRLHKNIEEQRVWIREDYGD
- a CDS encoding DUF362 domain-containing protein, with translation MSNTVFTDSFTGSRRGFFRQVAAGAAAVAAGSLTRVPEVSARPEGPKESTVYFVPGKDTREATYQSLKPLEKEIGKAIQGKQVVIKVNMGQVKKEWWLNASDPNQVRGILDFLKPISDRKVIVAESTAAGAESTMTGFENYGYMPILKEYNVEFVDLNDRPTVQKFILSDKHHPLDINIIDSYLDPNVYVISATRLKSHNCVIATLSLKNIVMGSPINHYKQREREGRNEKPKMHSGGNRGLSYNLYLLATMGVQPDLAVLDGVVGMEGNGPVNGTPVEQGVALASTDWVAADRLGVELMGMDYSEVKYLQWCAAAGMGRDDLSAIKINGPDYRKHIVKYQLNQNIEDQRKWLVEDYEKKE
- a CDS encoding MBL fold metallo-hydrolase — protein: MATLTFFGATGTVTGSRFLLELDGKKMLVDCGLFQGTKENRLRNWDPFPVSPSEIDTVFVTHAHIDHTGYLPRFCRDGFSGSIHCTHTTHDLCEILLRDSAHLQEEDAALANRKGFSKHSPAMPLYTVKDAEKALALFSPLHYGEDFPMTGATRVKLKDAGHILGSAFIDIKTNVSGKTRKILFSGDYGRPGQPVLSDPVQVYNVDYLVLESTYGDRLHDTRPPAEELARIINESLERGGVLIIPSFAVGRTQTLLYIIRELEEQGIIPDLPIYLDSPMSIHATAIFENRIPDMDLTSRVLTLRGKHIFHPKRLIECPSKNESKAINTIRDRAIIVSSSGMATGGRILHHLKQRLPNPDNTLLFIGYQAEGTRGRSILEGETEVKIHGEQVPVRAKVENISGFSGHGDYNEILAWLMGFNRPPEKTFIVHGEPEARTALAEKIRAAFGWDVVIPDFGQHFELEL